A single genomic interval of Rhizobium leguminosarum bv. trifolii WSM1325 harbors:
- a CDS encoding conserved hypothetical protein (KEGG: rec:RHECIAT_CH0004059 hypothetical protein), producing the protein MSTVTYILAIIVMGVVALVLIRGLFNMMKGGDPNRSNKLMQLRVLLQAIAVILIMVTLWLTGGGRPT; encoded by the coding sequence ATGTCCACGGTCACCTATATCCTCGCGATCATCGTCATGGGCGTCGTCGCCCTCGTCCTGATCCGCGGCCTCTTCAACATGATGAAGGGCGGCGATCCCAACCGTTCCAACAAGCTGATGCAGCTTCGTGTGCTGTTGCAGGCGATCGCCGTCATCCTGATCATGGTGACGCTGTGGCTGACCGGCGGCGGCCGCCCGACCTGA
- a CDS encoding ATP/cobalamin adenosyltransferase (TIGRFAM: ATP/cobalamin adenosyltransferase~PFAM: cobalamin adenosyltransferase~KEGG: ret:RHE_CH03790 hypothetical protein), giving the protein MVKLNKIYTKTGDDGTTGLVSGPRRLKDDLRVEAYGTIDEANSAIGLARLHTADLPELDAMLMSIQNDLFDLGADLATPDTGEPPAYEPLRIAETQVDRVEHDIDQLNAGLESLKSFILPGGSPAAAHLHLARTIARRAERLMVALARTDGEIVGEPAMKYVNRLSDFLFVAARHANDQGHADVLWVPGKNR; this is encoded by the coding sequence ATGGTCAAGCTCAACAAGATCTACACGAAAACAGGCGATGACGGTACGACCGGGCTGGTATCCGGTCCGCGCCGGCTCAAAGACGATCTGCGCGTCGAGGCCTACGGCACCATCGATGAGGCCAATTCCGCGATCGGCCTGGCGCGGCTGCACACGGCCGACTTGCCTGAACTCGACGCCATGCTGATGTCGATCCAGAACGATCTCTTCGATCTCGGCGCCGATCTCGCCACCCCCGACACCGGTGAGCCACCGGCCTACGAGCCGCTGCGGATCGCCGAGACGCAGGTCGACCGCGTCGAGCATGATATCGACCAGCTGAACGCCGGTTTGGAGTCGCTGAAATCCTTCATCCTGCCAGGTGGCAGTCCGGCCGCGGCACATCTGCATCTTGCCCGCACGATTGCGCGGCGCGCCGAACGTTTGATGGTGGCGCTTGCTCGCACCGACGGCGAAATCGTCGGCGAGCCGGCGATGAAATACGTCAACCGACTCTCCGATTTCCTCTTCGTCGCCGCGCGTCATGCAAATGACCAGGGCCATGCGGATGTACTTTGGGTTCCGGGAAAAAACAGATAG
- a CDS encoding Rhomboid family protein (PFAM: Rhomboid family protein~KEGG: ret:RHE_CH03791 hypothetical protein), which produces MFIPLHDANTLKHIKVQWVTLALIALNIAVWLLTSLESEQAAQATTVGLGYIPAIAFGHAMLAQGLEIVPEPLTYLTYAFVHTGFWHLAGNMIFLWVFGDNVEDAMGHLRFLIFYFVCAAAGALCHGLLTMTSEAPLVGASGAVSGVVAAYVLLHPRVRVWVLVFFRVPLPLPAFVPLLLWIGQQFFMLAIAPDGDVSWGAHVGGILAGAFLILVLRRPGVPLFDRQIVTPRAVRNDPGAGPAIAAGTDGRTAQRFPWGRR; this is translated from the coding sequence ATGTTCATACCACTTCACGATGCCAATACGCTGAAACATATCAAGGTTCAGTGGGTGACGCTCGCACTGATCGCGCTGAACATCGCGGTCTGGCTTTTGACCAGCCTGGAGAGCGAACAGGCAGCCCAGGCGACGACCGTCGGTCTCGGCTATATCCCGGCGATTGCCTTCGGCCATGCGATGCTGGCGCAGGGGCTCGAAATCGTGCCGGAACCGCTGACCTACCTTACATACGCCTTCGTCCATACCGGCTTCTGGCATTTGGCTGGCAACATGATCTTCCTCTGGGTCTTTGGCGACAATGTCGAGGATGCGATGGGACATCTGCGCTTCCTGATCTTCTATTTCGTTTGCGCGGCCGCCGGCGCGCTCTGCCACGGCCTGCTGACCATGACCTCGGAAGCGCCGCTGGTCGGCGCATCGGGGGCGGTCTCCGGCGTCGTTGCCGCCTATGTCTTGCTGCATCCGCGAGTCAGGGTCTGGGTGCTGGTGTTTTTCCGTGTGCCGTTGCCCCTGCCGGCCTTCGTGCCGCTACTTTTGTGGATCGGGCAGCAGTTCTTCATGCTGGCGATTGCACCCGATGGCGACGTTTCCTGGGGCGCGCATGTCGGCGGCATCCTTGCCGGGGCTTTCCTAATCCTGGTGTTGCGCCGGCCTGGTGTGCCGCTCTTCGACCGGCAGATCGTCACGCCCCGCGCCGTCAGAAACGACCCGGGCGCCGGCCCGGCCATCGCAGCCGGCACGGACGGACGGACGGCGCAGCGATTTCCCTGGGGCCGCCGCTAA
- a CDS encoding Electron transfer flavoprotein alpha/beta-subunit (PFAM: Electron transfer flavoprotein alpha/beta-subunit~KEGG: ret:RHE_PF00405 electron transport flavoprotein, beta subunit) produces the protein MKILVPVKRVVDYNVKIRVKPDGTGVELANVKMSMNPFDEISVEEALRLKEAGKAEEVVVVSIGPAKAEETLRTALAMGADRAILVETDDQIEPLTVAKILKAVADAEQPGLIIVGKQAIDDDSNQTGQMLAALMGTAQATFASKIEIGDGKAQVTREVDGGLQTIEIKLPAVITSDLRLNEPRYASLPNIMKAKKKPLDKKTPSDFGISTTPRLKVLKTEEPSGRKAGVKVKSVAELIDKLKNEAGVL, from the coding sequence ATGAAGATACTCGTGCCAGTCAAACGGGTTGTCGACTACAACGTGAAGATCCGGGTGAAGCCGGACGGCACGGGTGTCGAGCTTGCCAATGTGAAGATGTCGATGAACCCGTTCGACGAGATCTCGGTGGAAGAAGCGCTGCGGCTGAAGGAAGCCGGCAAGGCCGAGGAAGTGGTGGTGGTGTCGATCGGTCCTGCCAAGGCCGAAGAGACGCTGCGCACAGCACTTGCCATGGGCGCCGACCGGGCGATCCTGGTCGAGACCGACGATCAGATCGAGCCGCTTACTGTCGCCAAGATCTTGAAGGCTGTCGCCGATGCCGAACAGCCGGGGCTGATCATCGTTGGCAAGCAGGCGATCGACGACGACAGCAACCAGACCGGCCAGATGCTGGCAGCGCTGATGGGAACCGCCCAAGCGACCTTCGCCTCGAAGATCGAGATCGGTGATGGCAAGGCTCAGGTGACCCGTGAAGTCGATGGCGGCCTGCAGACGATCGAGATCAAGCTGCCGGCGGTGATCACATCAGATCTGCGCTTGAACGAACCGCGTTATGCCTCGCTGCCGAATATCATGAAGGCGAAGAAGAAGCCGCTCGACAAGAAGACGCCAAGCGACTTCGGCATCTCGACCACGCCGCGCCTCAAGGTGTTGAAGACCGAGGAGCCGTCGGGCCGCAAGGCCGGCGTCAAGGTCAAGTCGGTCGCCGAACTGATCGACAAGCTCAAAAACGAAGCCGGCGTGCTGTAA